A portion of the Litoribacterium kuwaitense genome contains these proteins:
- a CDS encoding AraC family transcriptional regulator yields the protein MKPSAHMQWRHRLQNLQGSVSIAAKTKVSVKWRDLNYTPDHHKFYYILEGEGRVVIDGEELFPKPGDMVVMPAGVKQSYQTVSENTFLKYWCHFTAQLGPLQLFKWLETPRVIRVMDEDHERVVALFEALIEAHQSHEMAAAIREKAFLFQLIDFYIEQCQSNAVDIKEENTLTEETEKLSVIFAYIEEHLHEKLTVRQLANRVHFHPNYFIRFFNEHVGVSPIQYLLQAKIEKAKTMLMDKRFSMADIAASLAMEPHYFSRTFKKKVGITPSEYRRLFG from the coding sequence ATGAAACCATCCGCGCATATGCAGTGGAGACACCGCTTACAAAACTTACAAGGGAGTGTATCAATCGCTGCAAAAACGAAAGTATCGGTAAAATGGAGAGACTTAAATTACACACCTGATCACCATAAGTTCTATTACATTTTAGAAGGAGAAGGACGTGTCGTCATCGACGGCGAAGAGCTATTTCCTAAGCCGGGAGATATGGTTGTCATGCCAGCGGGAGTAAAACAGTCATATCAAACGGTCAGTGAGAATACTTTTTTAAAATATTGGTGTCATTTTACAGCTCAGTTAGGGCCGCTACAGCTATTTAAATGGTTAGAGACACCACGGGTGATACGAGTGATGGACGAAGATCATGAACGGGTTGTAGCCCTGTTTGAAGCGCTCATCGAAGCACATCAGAGCCACGAAATGGCAGCAGCGATTCGAGAAAAAGCATTTCTTTTTCAGCTCATTGATTTTTATATAGAGCAATGTCAAAGCAACGCTGTAGACATCAAAGAAGAAAATACGCTGACGGAGGAGACCGAAAAATTATCGGTCATTTTTGCTTATATCGAAGAACATTTGCACGAGAAATTGACAGTGAGACAGCTGGCGAATCGTGTCCATTTTCATCCAAATTATTTTATTCGTTTTTTTAACGAGCATGTCGGTGTTTCCCCAATTCAATATTTGTTACAAGCAAAAATTGAAAAAGCTAAAACGATGCTGATGGATAAGCGTTTTTCGATGGCCGATATTGCTGCTTCGCTCGCCATGGAACCACATTATTTCTCCAGAACGTTTAAAAAGAAAGTGGGCATTACCCCATCTGAGTACCGGCGTTTATTTGGATAA
- the fabZ gene encoding 3-hydroxyacyl-ACP dehydratase FabZ — translation MEFKDIQNVLPHRYPFLLVDRVVELEEGKRCKALKNVSGNEPFFQGHFPGYPVMPGVLIVEAMAQVGGVALLHKEDLRGKLAFLAGIDQCRFKKQVVPGDQLELEVELTRVRGKIGKGKGVAKVKGELAAEAEITFAIGDA, via the coding sequence ATGGAATTTAAAGACATTCAAAACGTTTTACCCCATCGTTATCCCTTTTTACTAGTGGATCGAGTGGTTGAGCTTGAAGAAGGAAAGAGATGCAAAGCCCTTAAGAACGTCTCTGGAAATGAACCATTTTTTCAAGGGCATTTTCCGGGTTACCCAGTCATGCCAGGAGTATTAATTGTGGAAGCTATGGCTCAAGTTGGTGGTGTTGCGCTCTTACATAAAGAAGACCTCCGAGGAAAACTAGCCTTTTTGGCAGGCATTGACCAATGTCGTTTTAAAAAGCAAGTCGTTCCTGGAGATCAGCTTGAGTTGGAAGTCGAGCTCACACGGGTTCGAGGCAAAATTGGCAAAGGAAAAGGTGTCGCAAAGGTGAAAGGTGAGCTTGCGGCTGAAGCGGAAATTACCTTCGCCATAGGCGATGCATAA
- a CDS encoding DNA-directed RNA polymerase subunit beta: FLMTGYKTEVVTKKPSTRQEYKSLEKKKASPEQSDTKDRRRLRQRIRLFPIWFRLLALVLMTGLALIAGAMIGYGVVGDGHPMDVLQWSTWQHIIDLVVKESPSA; the protein is encoded by the coding sequence TTTTTGATGACAGGCTATAAGACTGAAGTCGTAACGAAAAAGCCGAGCACGCGCCAAGAATATAAATCCTTGGAGAAAAAGAAAGCATCACCAGAGCAGTCTGATACGAAAGACCGACGACGCCTGCGGCAGAGAATACGCCTGTTTCCAATTTGGTTTCGACTGCTGGCTCTCGTTCTGATGACGGGGCTTGCTTTAATTGCCGGAGCAATGATCGGCTATGGCGTCGTCGGTGACGGTCATCCAATGGATGTATTGCAATGGTCTACTTGGCAACACATTATAGACCTCGTCGTCAAAGAATCGCCGTCTGCTTAA